GCAAAACTGTCTCAGGTAGTAGACATAGGTCTATTTTTCCGTTGTATGAagccaattagcaaacacagatggccATTCCCATTACTAAGTGAATCTAGGATGAACTATGTGTGACAAGGGTGCTGTCAAGTCTTTTTGaggactattttttattttgaaaacatgtatGTAAATAAGTTGTATTTGCTCGCtacaaaaaggaatgagatttCTATATGTCTTTGCCATCTCTTAGCCAATTGCTGTGATACATATATTCCCTTGCTTTAGTGCTTGttcaataataaaactattttattctcttcaaCCACTGTGGAGAGGCTTGGCAGGAGATATATTTTTTCCACAAATAAACCAACTTTAATAGAtacaattttgtatttatatagtgCCTTCTTTAAGAACCTTAGCTACTATACAGATATTATATCTAATTAATCCCTACAACAACCCTCTGGGGGTagtattactcccattttacaagATAGGGATGCTGAAgcatagagaggttaagtgattggCCTAAGTTCACACAATTCATTGAAGAGCTAAGACTGGAGCACCTTAGCCTTTCAGCTCGCAGTTAAATACCTCATGAGAGGATCTTTAATGAAAAGTATCcttaaagaaaatatcaagagTAGTAAGTTATGAAAGTGAGGTCTTTCTACTGCCTTCACAGAAAAGAATAATCTGATATAGGTGGTTGGAAGCAACAAGACCCGTATATTGCACATttcctttcccccttttcctgAAGTTTCATGGCCCCTGTCTTAAGCAATCTTCTAAAGGTAGAGTTTTGAAGATAGAAGTCATATGGCTTAGCAGTGAGACAATTTAGAATATCTACTTTCAGTCataataatttatagaaatttttattccaatatacaaaaaatatggGACAGCCATCTCAAAAAACATGTACATGGGTAGAGAGCAATCAGCCACCTTTTACAACTTAACCCCACCCCTCATTTCAGTCACAGTCAACCAACATGCAACCTCATAATGCTTTCTATATGCATTACTTTTCATACTAAATTGgcaggatatattttaaattctatttcttcaaCAAACTGAGTTCAGTTTTTCAATCTATGACTCTATCAACTATAAAGTTAGTGAGATGAAGTGCATCTCTGAGATCCTGTATGGCCccataaattttaggaaataaactaTATGATGTATAAAGTTCAAAACGATGTAGACAATATTCTGAATgatatcagttttctttttaactaagaaaataaaaacagattctgTCTCCAAATCTTCTAAACCAAGACTCTTACTTTTATGTTCTCAATAATTTCTTCATAGCATGTTTCATATCTTTGTTCCTTAGACTATATATTACAGGGTTGATGAGTGGAGTAACTATGGAATAAAACAAAGTCACCATCTTCTGCATCCCAGCTTCATGCTCAGATGTTGGGCTCACATACATGACCATCACTGAGCCATAGAACAGTGAAACCACGGCCAGATGAGACCCACAGGTGGAGAAAGCCTTTCTTCGTCCAGCTGCGGAAGGGACTTTCAACACAGCTTTCAGGACCAGAGTGTAGGACACCATGATAAAGAGAAAGGGGATAAACAAGAGCAAAGAACTTAAGGTGGAGCTAGTTAACTCTATCACAGGGGCTCTAGTGCAGGTGAGGGCCAACAGGGGACCTGGATCACATAGGAAGTGGTCAATGATCCTGGATCCACAGAAGGACATTtgggagatgatgatgatgggaatCAAGAACCAGAAGAAACCAAGTACCCAGCAACTGACCACAAGACGGGCGCAGAGACGTCCTGTCATAATGGTTGGATAGTGTAGAGGCCGGCAGATGGCAAGGTACCGATCAAACGCCATAATAGCCAAGAAAAAACATTCTGTAGAAcccaaggagaagaaaaagtagaACTGGAGAAAGCACCCAGAGAAGGAGATGACCTTGGTCTCAGAGAGGAAGTTGGCCAGCATATTGGGGACAGTGGAGGTGACGTACCAGATCTCTAGGAAGGAGAAGTTGGCGAGCAGGATGTACATGGGAGTGTGGAGTCTCTGGTCCCAGTGCACGGCACAGATGATAGACCCGTTGCCCATGAGGGTGAGGAGGTAGAGAATGGAGAAGAGCCCAAAGAGGAGGAGCTGCCCCTCCCTGGAGCAAGGGAAGCCCAGGAGGATGAAGCCGGAGATGGTGCTGGACGTGTTGGTGGTGCTGGAGACTTTCATGGGTCCGGGAGCTGTGAAAGACCATCACATTATTGAATGTCTGTATGGATGCAGATCCAGATATGCATTGAAACCACTCTGTGGAACGCAATAAACACTTATATCTTAGTAATTACTATTTCTGTCTAATCCTGAAATACTGTTCTAGTTTAGTTGTTGGGCTGAAAAACACAAGAAGCCAGTGAATATCAGTGGATAGACAGatgtttttttattgtgaaatatatgCAAACATGATTAATACATAAGCTTATAACTTAATgaatcattatatatatacctCCGTAGTAACTACCACTGAGGTCAAGAAATAGGctatcatggggtgcctgggtggcccaatcagtaagtgtctgccttcggctcaggtcatgatcccagtgtctgggttcgagtcctgcatgggttgctggctcagcggagagtctgcttctccctctccctctgcctgctactcccctgcttgtgccctctctctctctccctgtcaaataaataaatataatcttaaaaatagacTATCACTTGTACCCTAGAATCCTGCCTCATGCTTCATCCTAATTACTATCCTCTCCTTCTCGATCCTTCCAGCTGTAACATTCCCCTTAGACAGCTTTTAATAAATactcataaaaatgaatgaataatgcaCCTTTTTCAGTTCCCAGAAAGAGTTCACCCCAACACAGCTACTTGTGAGCAAAGGTGACTCAGATTGTGTGTTGTTGGAGCAGTAGAACCTTGCGACTATTGGAATCACGTTACTGCTTTGCGGTAGTTAACAAACTCATCAATTCTATTTGGTAATGCAACCCACCAATTTCAGGAGTAAAACATTCAAATTGTAGGAAATAGCTGCAGCTCACTTCTGTTAATATAGCTCCCCAGCCTTCTAGGATAGATACAGCTGAGGGATAGGATGAGGATTATTGTGGTTTTGTGGAAACGGGTCTTTGTCTGGGATGGGGATATGACTCCACAAaatccattttctatttctattccaGTTGATATATTCCAGTGGAACCTGATACAATTCTCTAATGTTAAGGTAAATGTAGCATTAagcttgaaaagaagagaaaactttaattttttctccctttttgtcACTGCTTGGGAGCACCTCAAGTCAGGATGACCTTAGATGGTTATATATTTGCATAATGGCTTTATGTTTTGCTGAGCTAAGAAAAACACACAGTATACATCCTTTGTTAAATAATCCTGCCCTGAATCCTGGGTCTTGGTATTATAGCCTCTGTAAATAAGGTAAGtctaagaaacatgaaaaatatccATTTCCATTATCTGGAATGTAGTAttaattaatcaaattatttttcagagcCTGCATAGTTGTCCAAGGAGTCTGACGGTGGTCTGTTGGGAGtattcaaaaacaataaaatttctgGAATAAAATGGCAGAAGGTGTCAGGAGGGAAGTAGTTGATGATAGTATATTTTTGTGTTGATTTAAAAGGAAGATTTATGATAGGAAACTGGCAAACTGAGTAATGTTTGGAATTTATAAACTGTACAAAAGCTTCCCTCTCTGAGCAagatctatttctggattttatttgattttgatgACATGGGGGACTCATGTGGCCAATAAAATTTCCCAAGATCCTGAtagtttatgttttatattacaGCAGGTCTTTTAGTGCCTCAGCTGTGGGAGGAACAAGTTCTGGTTCTTGTACCATAAATTCATACTTTCTAAATGCCCTTTCCTCTTTGAATTTCAGAACACGTGACTTGGAACTGAGCTTACGTTTCAGATACTTAGTATCCATCTTTTGAAGGCAAACTTAAACcagacataaaatatttaatattcatttgcATCACCTTACACTGTTCTCATTCAGGGTGAACATAATCAGAATGTAGTCTTTTCTGAAGtaatcattttttccccaaatgtttgTTCTTTGAATGGGGCTGTTAACAAATATTGAAGCTGTGGACAGTACATTAACTGCCAAGGAATGGAAGGAGTGACTCAAAATAAGATTTGCTTTAACATGTGAAAGCTGCTAATGGACTTTAAATtccatagaattaaaaaaaagtcccttttAGTCTTAACAGTTTTAGTATCAACTTAGAAAAGCTGTTCAGTTTTCAATAGTTCAGAGTAATTTATTACTAATTGTGGTTAGGGTattgcttcccttttttttttttttttttttttttaagtaggcaacATGTCCAGCCTGGGGCTTAAagttaagaccctgagatcaagatctatggtgagatcaagagtcagatgctgaaccaactgaaccagccagatcCCTAAGGTTGGGGCATTTTTAATCAAAGTACTTCGCAGGATATTTCTAAAAGTCGATTTTTTGTAATGATCACTTTGTCCATtacctcaaaatattttcagcacTTTTAATGGCTTAATATACAAGAACTTACCTTTCCTGGTTTAGTCTAAtgtctcctctcctccttcctctttcccctcaCATCCAGTTCATCAGCAAGAACCTTCTGCTCCTGAACTACGACTCATGTCATATACTCTCTTTGTCTTCACTGTTGTCTCCCAAATTTAAATGACTGCATCCTCCCTTCCATGCGCTTCTGCAGTAGCAACCTAACAGAACCCCTTGCTTCCACTTTTGTTCCTCCACCCTCCATCTgccaagcagcagcagcagcatataacttcctaaaaacagaaaaacccatcACGTTAGGCTTCTGAATAAAACCATACCTCTGCAAAGAGGAGTTCTGTGTCAGGAAGTCTCACCAAGGTGTTCTAGAAAACAGGAATGGCCATCACCATTTTATGCTCAATCCTGTATATCTAGCAGGCCTGTATTGCTACTCATCTTTTATCACTTAGTTCTTCTGCACAGAAGAGAACTGCGATGTTTACCCGTCACGAGTCTGAGCAGGAGCtgccaaaacaacaacaaaaaccccaaactgaTCAATTCCCATTGTAGCGACTGCAGAGGGTGCTGTCAACAGCAGTGTCTTTACCACCCCAGGCTGAGTTAATGGACTGAGTTAATTAACAACagtcatcttttttgttttgttttgttttttttgctttctgtttttggtTTACTTGTTAAATTAGTCAACTCAGAAAAGGTTAAGACGGCTAAGTGAGTGAACCAGGTCCTGGGCTACACAGCTCAAAAAGGCATTTCCTGATCTTGGTATGTCCCGTGCTGGCCCCGTGTCTCCGTCGCCCCCCAGACATGTCTCGAGACGACTCATTTCCCTCCTTCAGCTAGGTTGTATAGTCTCAATGAGGGGCCTGCACATCGGTAATCGGTAATCGGTAATCGgtagaaaatactgaaaagtcAGGATAATTTTCCTGGTTGGAGTTACAGCTGTGCGTTATAGACAAGACATAGTATCCAAAGTCAAGAGcttttttttattgattgtaGGAAATTAATACTCAGTTTCTTTAGTGATAAAATGCCATAATCATGCCTCTTTAGAGGGCTGGTCCAAAGATTACTGAATGAGATAAGTGCCTGCAGAGGTATCTTGGCTGTTTCCTGACCAGAAAATGCTTAAGAAATAATTGGTTGAACGTGACCGGCTGTAGCAAATTTGGAGGGCTGTGGATGAAAGCTAGTAGGTTGTGACTTTTGCTCTTTTAAACACTTCGTAGCATTCTTACCTGGATCAGCAAAGGGAATTCCAAACTGAAGTTTCtcaaaagcttctttttttaaattttcttagagAGATGGCAATAAccagaggggagaaaagaagtGGAAGTGGTTGTGGTAAGGACCCTTGGTTGTGTTTGTGGAAGGGTGGAGAGGTTATAAGCAGAGTCTGTCAGGGAGtaagcccccccttttttttggatCCTTGAGGATCCATTTATTGTTTTTGAAAGGAAAACCGTGTCAGGAGACATCTCTAGGCTTATTACTCACTTCCCTTGGGGCCTAGCTTAATTTCTGTGGGTTCTTTTTTCCTATATAGGTTGAAATATTTCCTTGCTTTAAATCTCTTACAGGAAGGATGACATATTAACCAATCAATTGATCATTTTATTAATCAACCAACACATCTATCCTTAACTTCCCTAAATGTGCCCCTTTGCAATTCCTCCCTCCTACCCTTCCCTGACATCACTTCCAGGTATCCCCTAATATTTCTCTCACTGTagatgtttgcattttttatacctttatatatataaatatatatatggaatcataACGTGTATTTTTTTGATCTAGTGTCTTTCACTCAtcacaattatattttttatttttaaattttatttaaattcaattagctaacatgttgttattggtttcagaggtagaagtcagtgattcatcagtcgtatataatacccagtgctcattgtatcacgtgccctccttaacatccatcacccagttacccagtacccccactcccctcccctagcaatccccagtttgtttcctatgatttagagtctcatggtttgtctccttctctgattttgtcttgtgttttatttttccttcttttcccatatgatcctctgttttatttctaaaattccacatgtgagGGAGATCagatgataattgtctttctctgattggcttattttgcttagcataataccctctagttccatcctcATTACTATAAATGGCAAGGTAtcacttttttgatggctgattgGCAGTCcattgtgtgtacacacacatgcacacacacacacacacacacacatctttatccattcatctgtcaatcgACACCTGgactccttccatagtttggctactgtggacattgatgctataaacattgaggagTAGGGTTCCCTTTGGATcgctacatctgtatctttggggtaaatacccagtagtgcaattgctgggtcatggagtagctctattttcaactttttgaggaacctccacactgtgttcccgagtggctgcaccagtttgcattcccaccaacagcgtgttgtttcctgacttggttcattttaattcttctgaCTGGCGTGACACTCGAcacaattattttaagattcatccatgttgtatctAATGATGGATCATTCCCTTTTATTGctgatattctattgtatggatagacaggaatttgttcatttgtttgccttttgatggatgtttgggttgtttccagttttgtgtTAATATCAATAAAACTTCTAGGAATATTTGTGTATAAGACGTtgtatgctttctttctcttaggTAAATAGCTAGGGGTGAAATGGCTTTACGAAATGGTAGATAAATGGCTAACTTTTTAGGAAACTGCTAAACTTTTCTAAACTGCTTGTACTGTTTTACATTCACACTAGCAGTGTATGAGAGCGCTGGCACCATTACATCATCATCAACATTAGTAcagttgttccttttttttttcatgaactcatattttatttttttaataaattaattttttattggtgttcaatttgccaacatacacaataacacccagtgctcatcccgtcaagtgtccccctcactgcccgtcacccacctcccctcctccccttccaccacctctagtttgtttcccagagttaggagtctttatgttctgtctccctttctgatatttcccacacatttcttctccctccccttatattccctttcactattatttatattccccaaatgaatgagaacatacactgtttgtccttctccaattgacttacttcattcagcataatacctgccagttccatccacgttgaagcaaatggtggctgagtaatattccattgtatacataaaccacatcttctttttccatttatctttcgatggacaccgaggctccttccacagtttggctattgtggacattgctgctagaaacatcagggtgcaggtgtccctgcgtttcattgcatctgaatctttggggtaaatccccaacagtgcaattgctgggtcatagggcaggtctatttttaactctttgaggaacctccacacagtttcccagagtggctgcaccagttcacattcccaccaacagtgtaagagggttcccttttctccgcatcctctccaacatttgtggtttcctgccttgttaattttccccattctcactggtgtgaggtggtatctcattgtggtttggatttgtatttccctgatggcaagtgatgcagagcattttctcatgtgcgtgttggccatgtctatgtcttcctctgtgagatttctcttcatgtcttttgcccatttcatgattggattgtttgtttctttgatgttgagtttaataagttctttatagattttggaaactagtcctttatctgatatttcatttgcaaatatcttctcccattctgtaggttgtcttttagttttgttgactgtatcctttgctgtgcaaaagcttcttatcttgatgaagtcccaatagttcatttttgcttttgtttcttttgccttcgtggatgtatcttgcaagaagttactgtgcccaagtcaaaaagggtgttgcctgtgttctcctctaggattttgatggaattttgtctcacatttagatctttcatccattttgagtttatctttgtgtatggtgaaagagagtggtctagtttcatttttctgcatgtggatgtccaattttccaagcaccatttattgaagagactgtctttcttccaatggatagtctttcctcctttatcgaataggAGTTGACCATAAATTTCAGggttcacttctgggttctctattctgttccagtgatctatgtgtctgtttttgtgccagaacgactctgtcttgatgaccacagctttgtagtacaacctgaaatctggcattgtgatgccaccagatatggttttcttttgtaaaattccccgaattcggggtcttttctgattccacacaaatcttaaaataatttgttctaactctctgaagaaagtccatggtattttgatagggattgcattaaacgtgtaaattgccctgggtaacattgacattttcacaatattaattctgccaatccatgagcatggaatatttttccatctctttgtgtcttcctcaatttctttcagaagtgttctatagtttttagggtatagatcctttacctctttggttaggtttattcctaggtatcttatgcttttgggtgcaattgtaaatgggattgactccttaatttctctttcttcagtctcattgttagtgtacagaaatgccattgatttctgggcattgattttgtatcctgccatgctaccaaattgctgtatgagttctagcaatcttggggtggaggctcttgggttttctatgtacagtatcatgtcattggctaggagggagagtttgacttcttctttgccaatctggatgcctttaatgtcttttttttgtctgattgctgatgctaggacttccaatactatgttgaatagtagttttgagagtggacatccctgtcttgtttctgatcttaggggaaaggctcccagtgcttccccattgagaatgatatttgctgtgggcttttcgtagatggcttttaagatgtcgcagaaagttccctctatccctacactctggagagttttgatcaggaatggatgctgtattttgtcaaatgctttctctgcatctaatgagaggatcatatggttcttggtttttctcttgctgatatgatgaatcacattgattgttttacgagtgttgaaccagccttgtgtctcggggataaatcctactttgtcatggtgaataattttcttaatgtgttgttggatcctattggctagtatcttgttgagaatttttgcatccatgttcatcagggatattggtctgtaattctcctttttggtggggtctttgtctggtattggaattaaggtgatgctggcctgatagaacgaatttggaagtactccatctctttctatctttccaaacagctttagtagaatagatatgatttcttctttaaacgtttgatagttttcccctgggaagccatctggccctggactcttgtgtctcgggaggtttttgatgactgcttcaatttcttccctggttattggcctgttcaggtttgctatttcttcctgttccagttttggtagtttgtggctttccaggaatgcatccatttcttctagatttcctaatttattggcgtagagctgttcataatatgtttttaaaatcgtttgtatttccttggtgttggtagtgatctgtcctttctcactcatgattttattgatttgagtcttctctctcttctttttaataaggttggcaaatggtttatgtatcttattaattctttcaaagaaccaactcctggttctgttgatctgttccacagttcttctggtctcgatttcattgagttctgctcgaattttaattaactctcatCTTCTGCTGGGCatagggtccatttgctgttttttctctagctcctttatgtgtaaggttagcttttgtattttagttctttccagtttttgaatggatgcttgtattgcgatgtatttccccctcaggactgcttttgctgcatcccaaagattttgaatggttgtatcttcattctcattattttccatgaatcttttaaattcttccttaatttcctggttgaccctttcatctttgagcaggatggtccttaacctccatgtgtttgaagtccttccaaacttatctaagtatttcttcactttggttattaattggtttaaatatttggcagctcccacatttggagcatatatattgaggattgttaagtcctcttgttggatagatcctttgagtatgagatagtgtccctcttcatctctcactatagtcttcggggtaaatattaatttatctgatataaggatggctacccctgctttcttttgaggaccatttgaatggtaaatggttctccaaccttttattttcaggttgtaggtgtccttctgtctaaaatgagtctcttgtagacagaaaatagatgggtcctgcttttttatccagtctgaaaccctgcgccttttgatggggtc
This region of Vulpes lagopus strain Blue_001 chromosome 23, ASM1834538v1, whole genome shotgun sequence genomic DNA includes:
- the LOC121481521 gene encoding olfactory receptor 11G2-like isoform X1, with product MDVKEGTTISGFILLGFPCSREGQLLLFGLFSILYLLTLMGNGSIICAVHWDQRLHTPMYILLANFSFLEIWYVTSTVPNMLANFLSETKVISFSGCFLQFYFFFSLGSTECFFLAIMAFDRYLAICRPLHYPTIMTGRLCARLVVSCWVLGFFWFLIPIIIISQMSFCGSRIIDHFLCDPGPLLALTCTRAPVIELTSSTLSSLLLFIPFLFIMVSYTLVLKAVLKVPSAAGRRKAFSTCGSHLAVVSLFYGSVMVMYVSPTSEHEAGMQKMVTLFYSIVTPLINPVIYSLRNKDMKHAMKKLLRT
- the LOC121481521 gene encoding olfactory receptor 11G2-like isoform X2, with the translated sequence MKVSSTTNTSSTISGFILLGFPCSREGQLLLFGLFSILYLLTLMGNGSIICAVHWDQRLHTPMYILLANFSFLEIWYVTSTVPNMLANFLSETKVISFSGCFLQFYFFFSLGSTECFFLAIMAFDRYLAICRPLHYPTIMTGRLCARLVVSCWVLGFFWFLIPIIIISQMSFCGSRIIDHFLCDPGPLLALTCTRAPVIELTSSTLSSLLLFIPFLFIMVSYTLVLKAVLKVPSAAGRRKAFSTCGSHLAVVSLFYGSVMVMYVSPTSEHEAGMQKMVTLFYSIVTPLINPVIYSLRNKDMKHAMKKLLRT